Proteins encoded in a region of the Vicia villosa cultivar HV-30 ecotype Madison, WI linkage group LG5, Vvil1.0, whole genome shotgun sequence genome:
- the LOC131605004 gene encoding uncharacterized protein LOC131605004 encodes MKDILNVRSLVNTHQTVWNAMCLKGKFSCGIFYQACSAGNRLPWSSVCMRNLARPCAVFIFWLLCHRRLTTRSRLHRLGFISQTVCVFCDKEETDNHLFFDCEETKGIWSPILHWLQVAHSPNQWDDDYDWIIKMGNRKGWRAKLFKLAIVETVYGVWQHRNRAVFGKRCNQTQTIKEIMEKIVFRGWFCRKLKPHVASLMVF; translated from the coding sequence ATGAAGGATATCTTAAACGTGAGGAGTTTGGTTAACACACACCAAACAGTGTGGAATGCTATGTGTCTTAAAGGAAAGTTTTCATGTGGGATCTTCTATCAAGCATGCAGTGCTGGGAACCGCTTGCCTTGGAGCAGTGTTTGTATGCGGAACTTAGCAAGACCGTGTGCAGTTTTCATATTCTGGCTTCTTTGCCACCGCAGACTGACCACGAGAAGTAGACTTCATCGCCTTGGATTCATTAGTCAAACTGTGTGTGTTTTCTGTGACAAGGAAGAAACGGACAACCATCTCTTCTTTGATTGTGAGGAAACAAAAGGAATCTGGAGTCCTATCCTACACTGGCTGCAAGTAGCGCATAGCCCGAACCAATGGGATGATGACTATGACTGGATTATCAAAATGGGGAATAGAAAAGGCTGGAGAGCAAAGCTGTTTAAGTTGGCCATTGTGGAAACTGTATATGGTGTTTGGCAGCATAGGAATAGAGCAGTGTTTGGTAAGAGGTGCAACCAAACTCAAACCATCAAAGAGATCATGGAGAAAATTGTATTTAGGGGCTGGTTTTGTAGAAAACTCAAACCTCATGTAGCATCCCTCATGGTTTTCTAG